In Aureibaculum algae, the following are encoded in one genomic region:
- a CDS encoding glycoside hydrolase family 88 protein, with protein sequence MNKPLKKVNFLIIIKLLICTTLLFTSCKTATKEKNNEQITTDSLLTIRYQKIVNYPVKDDAFPRSMDATSKEVRLVKSNDWTSGFYPGNLWQLFKLTNQNTYKEKANDWTAFMEDQKFNAGTHDMGFKMYCSFGEGYEVTNNENYKDILITSAKTLATRFNKNVGALRSWDFNKDIWEFPVIIDNMMNLELLFEATKMSGDSIYHKIAVKHANTTLKNQFRADNSVNHVVVYDTINGNVKMKVTHQGFNDESSWARGQSWAIYGFTMAYRYTKDPAYLTQAEATATFFMEHPNLPEDGIPYWDFNHPDIPNVPRDVSAATIFASALFEMYNFTKNEGYLNFSNKILANLQTPNYILDKDIEAPFILNHSTGNGPKNDEMDVPINYADYYFLEALLRKKEL encoded by the coding sequence ATGAACAAGCCCCTAAAGAAAGTTAACTTTTTAATCATTATAAAACTATTAATTTGTACAACCCTACTATTTACCTCCTGTAAAACTGCCACAAAAGAGAAAAATAATGAACAGATAACTACAGATTCATTATTAACCATACGATATCAAAAAATAGTAAACTACCCTGTTAAAGACGATGCATTTCCTAGAAGCATGGATGCAACTTCCAAAGAAGTTAGACTCGTGAAATCTAATGATTGGACTAGCGGATTTTATCCCGGAAACTTATGGCAACTTTTTAAATTAACAAATCAAAATACCTATAAAGAAAAAGCAAATGATTGGACTGCTTTTATGGAAGACCAAAAATTTAATGCAGGTACTCATGATATGGGGTTTAAAATGTATTGCAGCTTTGGCGAAGGATATGAAGTAACCAACAATGAGAATTATAAAGATATTCTAATTACAAGTGCTAAAACACTAGCAACACGCTTCAATAAAAACGTTGGTGCATTACGATCATGGGATTTCAACAAAGACATTTGGGAATTTCCCGTAATCATAGATAATATGATGAACTTAGAATTGCTATTTGAAGCCACCAAAATGTCTGGCGATAGCATTTACCACAAGATTGCCGTAAAACACGCTAATACTACCTTAAAAAATCAATTTAGAGCCGATAACAGTGTTAATCACGTGGTTGTTTATGATACCATTAATGGCAATGTAAAAATGAAAGTTACGCATCAAGGTTTCAACGATGAATCTTCTTGGGCAAGAGGTCAAAGTTGGGCAATTTATGGATTTACTATGGCCTACAGATACACTAAAGATCCAGCCTATTTGACTCAAGCAGAAGCTACAGCAACGTTTTTTATGGAACATCCTAATTTACCCGAAGATGGTATCCCATATTGGGATTTTAACCATCCTGATATACCAAATGTTCCTAGAGATGTTTCTGCAGCAACTATTTTTGCATCAGCCCTATTTGAAATGTATAATTTCACTAAGAATGAGGGCTATCTCAATTTTTCAAATAAAATTTTAGCTAATTTACAGACTCCTAATTATATTTTAGATAAAGATATCGAGGCTCCATTTATTCTAAATCACAGCACTGGAAACGGCCCAAAAAATGATGAAATGGATGTCCCTATAAATTACGCCGACTATTATTTCTTAGAAGCTCTTTTACGAAAAAAGGAACTTTAA
- a CDS encoding bifunctional 4-hydroxy-2-oxoglutarate aldolase/2-dehydro-3-deoxy-phosphogluconate aldolase has translation MAQFSRLEVAQAMKETGMIPLFFHNDIELSKKVLKACYDGGARLMEFTSRGDFAHEVFGELTKYAIKELPGMIMGVGSVTDAGAASLYMQLGANFIVTPVLREDIAIVCNRRKVLWSPGCGTLTEITRAEELGCEIVKLFPGDIYGPQFVKGVKGPQPWTSVMPTGGVSPTEENLSGWFNAGVTCVGMGSQLISKDIIANKDYAKLEKDVKAALALIKKIRK, from the coding sequence ATGGCACAATTTTCAAGATTAGAAGTAGCTCAAGCAATGAAAGAAACAGGAATGATTCCTTTATTTTTTCATAACGACATTGAGTTAAGTAAAAAAGTATTAAAAGCATGTTATGATGGTGGTGCAAGGCTTATGGAATTTACATCACGTGGTGATTTTGCCCATGAAGTTTTTGGTGAATTAACTAAATACGCTATTAAGGAACTTCCGGGAATGATAATGGGTGTAGGGTCAGTGACTGATGCTGGAGCCGCTTCTTTGTATATGCAATTAGGAGCTAATTTTATAGTTACTCCCGTTTTAAGAGAAGATATCGCGATTGTATGTAATAGAAGAAAAGTATTATGGTCACCAGGTTGTGGTACGTTAACTGAAATTACTCGAGCGGAAGAATTAGGTTGTGAGATTGTTAAATTATTCCCTGGCGATATTTACGGTCCTCAATTTGTTAAGGGTGTAAAAGGTCCTCAACCTTGGACCAGCGTTATGCCTACAGGTGGAGTGTCTCCAACGGAAGAGAACTTATCTGGATGGTTTAATGCGGGTGTTACTTGTGTTGGTATGGGGTCTCAGTTGATTTCAAAGGACATAATAGCAAATAAAGATTATGCTAAATTAGAAAAAGATGTAAAAGCTGCTTTAGCACTTATTAAAAAAATAAGAAAATAG
- a CDS encoding 6-phosphofructokinase gives MKKSIAIICGGGPAPGINTVISTLAKTFLKDGYKVIGVHHGYQGILSENPEVKVFDFHHADRIFSRGGSTLIMSRFKPKDSDFKADFFEKNNVKLLVTIGGDDTASTANRLTKYLQTQNLTVAHIHVPKTIDNDLPLPDRNPTFGFHTAKDEGVRIGNTVYEDARTSQNWFVLSAMGRSAGHLAFGIASACHFPMMIIPEMFNKTTITFDKIINMIISSIVKSKIKGVEYGVALVSEGVFHFMDEEEIINSGINFTYDAHGHPELGNVSKSHIFNYLLQVKLKEIGLEVKSRPVELGYELRCCNPIAFDLTLCTLLGIGVKKLFDQGITGCIVSANSRGDITPLFLKDFEDENGKIPPRLVNIDSDMAQLFINNLFFIHERDYKKAKKYLSNPEEYDFKKLLNWI, from the coding sequence ATGAAAAAATCAATAGCAATTATTTGTGGTGGTGGTCCGGCTCCTGGTATAAATACGGTGATAAGCACATTAGCAAAAACGTTCTTAAAAGACGGCTATAAGGTTATAGGTGTGCATCATGGTTATCAGGGTATATTGTCTGAGAATCCTGAAGTAAAAGTTTTTGATTTTCATCATGCTGATCGTATTTTTAGTCGTGGTGGTTCTACTTTAATAATGAGTAGGTTCAAGCCTAAAGACAGCGATTTTAAAGCAGATTTTTTTGAAAAGAATAATGTAAAATTATTGGTTACTATTGGTGGTGATGATACTGCATCTACCGCCAATAGATTAACCAAATATCTTCAAACACAAAATTTAACAGTTGCTCATATTCACGTTCCTAAAACCATAGACAACGATTTACCACTACCTGATAGAAATCCAACATTTGGATTTCATACAGCGAAAGATGAAGGGGTACGGATTGGTAATACGGTTTATGAAGATGCTAGAACAAGTCAAAATTGGTTTGTACTTTCGGCAATGGGGCGTTCTGCAGGTCATTTGGCTTTTGGTATTGCTTCTGCATGCCACTTTCCAATGATGATTATTCCTGAAATGTTTAACAAAACAACTATTACATTCGATAAGATAATCAATATGATTATCTCATCAATTGTTAAATCTAAAATTAAGGGTGTTGAGTATGGTGTTGCATTGGTAAGCGAAGGTGTTTTTCATTTTATGGATGAAGAAGAAATTATAAATTCAGGAATTAACTTTACCTATGACGCTCATGGACATCCAGAATTGGGTAATGTGAGTAAGTCGCATATATTCAATTATTTATTACAAGTAAAACTGAAAGAAATTGGATTGGAAGTAAAGTCGAGACCTGTTGAACTGGGTTATGAATTAAGATGTTGTAATCCTATTGCATTTGATTTAACGCTGTGTACTCTATTGGGAATTGGCGTAAAAAAATTATTTGATCAGGGCATAACTGGTTGTATTGTAAGTGCAAACTCTAGAGGAGATATTACCCCATTATTTTTAAAAGATTTTGAGGATGAAAATGGTAAAATACCTCCAAGGTTGGTCAATATTGATTCTGATATGGCACAACTATTTATAAATAACCTTTTCTTTATTCATGAAAGGGATTATAAAAAAGCAAAAAAATATTTATCTAATCCAGAGGAATATGATTTCAAAAAATTATTAAACTGGATCTAA
- a CDS encoding YhcH/YjgK/YiaL family protein, with amino-acid sequence MIIDTLKNADKYSGLHPLFAKAFDYISQKDLVNLEEGKFEIAEGLKLIVSNGNGKTKETSLEKFECHDANIDIQICVNGLETIAWKPREKCVIPNGAYNPEKDVRFFKDEPDMSFQLTNNQFAIFYPEDVHAPMIGNGEIKKLIFKVKI; translated from the coding sequence ATGATCATAGATACCCTTAAAAATGCTGATAAATATAGTGGTTTACATCCCTTATTTGCAAAGGCATTTGATTATATCAGCCAAAAAGATTTAGTAAATCTTGAAGAAGGAAAATTCGAAATAGCAGAAGGTTTAAAACTCATCGTGAGTAATGGTAATGGAAAAACCAAAGAAACTAGTTTAGAAAAATTTGAGTGTCATGATGCAAATATCGACATCCAAATCTGTGTGAACGGTTTAGAAACTATAGCTTGGAAACCAAGAGAAAAATGTGTAATTCCAAATGGAGCATATAATCCAGAGAAGGATGTGCGTTTTTTTAAAGATGAACCTGATATGTCTTTTCAATTGACAAATAATCAGTTTGCAATTTTTTATCCTGAAGATGTTCACGCACCTATGATAGGAAATGGTGAAATAAAAAAGCTAATTTTTAAGGTTAAAATTTAA
- a CDS encoding sugar kinase, which translates to MKKVVTFGEIMLRLAPHGFLRFSQANSFDVIYGGGESNVAVSLANYGVPVDFVTRLPKNDIGECAMMEMRKRGVNCENIIWGGDRLGIYFLETGAVNRGSKVVYDRQHSAIAEIEPGMIDWHKVFEGANWFHWTGITPAISQGAADACLEAVKIASEMGLTISTDLNYRQKLWKYGGDREAIMTELTSYCDIILGNEEDAEKHFGIKPEGLDITTQGEHVKGEAFLSVCDQMLKKFPRAKKVITTLRGSISASHNTWAGVLYDGTTLFESPQYQITDIVDRVGGGDSFMGGLIYGLLEYKGDDQKALNFAVAASCLKHTIKGDANLSSIDEVKKLMGGDSSGRVAR; encoded by the coding sequence ATGAAAAAAGTTGTAACCTTTGGAGAAATCATGTTAAGATTGGCTCCGCACGGATTTTTAAGATTTTCACAAGCAAATTCTTTTGATGTTATTTATGGAGGTGGTGAATCAAATGTGGCCGTTTCTTTAGCTAATTATGGTGTACCTGTAGATTTCGTAACTCGTTTACCTAAAAACGATATTGGCGAATGTGCCATGATGGAAATGCGTAAAAGAGGTGTAAATTGTGAGAATATTATTTGGGGTGGTGATCGTTTAGGTATTTACTTTTTAGAAACTGGTGCTGTAAATAGAGGAAGTAAAGTTGTTTATGACCGTCAACATTCTGCAATTGCAGAAATTGAGCCAGGTATGATTGATTGGCACAAAGTTTTTGAAGGAGCAAATTGGTTTCATTGGACAGGTATTACACCAGCAATTTCTCAAGGAGCTGCAGATGCATGTTTAGAAGCTGTAAAAATTGCAAGTGAAATGGGACTTACCATTTCAACAGATTTAAATTATCGTCAAAAATTATGGAAATATGGTGGTGATCGTGAGGCGATAATGACAGAATTAACTTCATACTGTGATATTATTTTAGGTAATGAAGAAGATGCTGAAAAGCACTTTGGTATTAAACCAGAAGGTCTTGATATTACTACTCAAGGAGAACACGTAAAAGGTGAAGCATTTTTATCTGTTTGTGATCAAATGTTAAAAAAATTCCCACGTGCCAAAAAGGTAATTACTACCTTAAGAGGTTCTATTTCTGCTTCACATAATACTTGGGCTGGTGTTTTATATGATGGAACAACATTGTTTGAATCGCCACAGTATCAAATAACTGACATTGTAGATAGAGTAGGTGGAGGAGATTCATTTATGGGCGGTTTAATTTATGGTTTATTAGAATATAAAGGAGATGATCAAAAAGCATTGAATTTTGCTGTTGCTGCTTCTTGTTTAAAACATACTATAAAAGGAGATGCTAATTTATCAAGTATTGATGAGGTTAAGAAATTAATGGGTGGAGATTCTTCAGGTAGAGTAGCACGATAA
- a CDS encoding LacI family DNA-binding transcriptional regulator, with amino-acid sequence MRKKKTTIKDIANVLNISAAAVSKALHDDSRISEKTKKAVKQVAKNLNYQPNHLASALRSGKSNLVGVIVPRTNSNFFSSVIQNIEEVLNEKGYNIIITQSNESYKKECNNIDTLLYTQVDGIIASMANETVDLSYYEKVKSKGIPLILFDRGENDLNVDYIGINDYESSHSIVEHLVNNGCKRIAHIGGHKRTRIFNNRIRGYNDALKKYNLPLDNELLTESGLTIKDGREMMQQLLNLKERPDAVYVAGDYAALGALQVLNENNIKIPEEIALVGFGNEPFTDMVTPRISSVKQHSEEIGKQAALAFLKYNKDEVVNQSLNKIILNAELIVRDSSNKKALLN; translated from the coding sequence ATGAGAAAAAAGAAAACCACAATAAAAGATATTGCTAACGTCTTAAATATATCTGCGGCTGCAGTTTCGAAAGCTTTACATGATGATTCTCGGATTAGTGAAAAAACAAAAAAAGCGGTTAAACAAGTTGCAAAAAATCTAAATTACCAACCGAATCATTTAGCGAGTGCCTTGCGAAGTGGCAAAAGCAACTTAGTAGGTGTTATAGTTCCAAGAACAAATAGTAATTTTTTCTCCTCCGTTATTCAGAATATTGAGGAAGTTTTAAATGAAAAAGGATATAATATTATCATCACACAATCTAATGAATCTTACAAAAAAGAATGTAACAACATAGATACCCTTCTCTATACGCAAGTTGATGGAATTATTGCTTCAATGGCAAATGAAACTGTTGATTTAAGTTATTATGAAAAGGTAAAATCTAAAGGAATTCCTTTAATATTATTTGATCGTGGTGAGAATGATTTAAATGTTGATTACATTGGTATTAATGATTATGAAAGTAGCCATTCAATTGTTGAACATCTTGTAAATAATGGATGTAAAAGAATAGCTCATATTGGCGGCCATAAACGTACAAGAATCTTTAATAATAGAATTAGAGGTTATAATGATGCTCTAAAAAAATATAATTTACCGTTAGATAATGAACTACTTACCGAAAGTGGTTTAACTATTAAAGATGGAAGAGAAATGATGCAGCAATTGCTGAATTTAAAAGAAAGGCCAGATGCTGTTTATGTTGCCGGAGACTATGCTGCTTTGGGTGCCTTACAAGTTTTAAATGAAAATAATATAAAGATTCCGGAAGAAATTGCTTTAGTGGGTTTTGGTAACGAACCATTTACTGATATGGTTACTCCGAGAATATCAAGTGTTAAACAACATAGTGAAGAAATAGGGAAACAGGCTGCACTTGCATTTTTAAAATACAACAAAGACGAAGTTGTAAACCAAAGTTTGAATAAAATCATTCTTAATGCGGAATTGATTGTAAGAGATTCTTCAAATAAAAAAGCCCTTCTTAACTAA